A window of Nocardia arthritidis genomic DNA:
CGGTTCCCGCGGCGTACACGGAACCTGGCGGGAACTAGGCGAAAGAACCGGTCTCGCAGCGGAACTCGGCACCGAACCACGGAATGTGGCCGGGCTCTACGCGGCGCTGGCCGAGGATATCCGCACTGGTGCGCATACGGTGCCCACCTTCGCGGACGGGGTTCGCGTGCATCGGCTGCTGGACACGATCCGCCGGTCCGCCGAATCCGGTCGTCGGCTGAGCGCCCGCTGAAACCTTGGGCCACAAGGTATTTCGCTCGGTCGCGGCGCGTTGGTGGCGGACCGGGCGGTAGCGGGCGCGAATATGAAAATGGGCGTCGTTTGCTTCGCGAGATCAGTCGAATTTCGCGAACCGGGCGGGCCCGCGCCATTGTGGAAAGACAATAAATCGCGCCCCAGGGGATGGTGGAAACCCTGGGGCGCGACCGGGTGGATTTGCTACTTCTGTGCGTTGTTGTAGGCGGCGACCACATCCGCGGAGATTCGGCCACGGGCCGAAACCTTGTGGCCGTTCTTGCGGGCCCATTCACGGATTGCCAGCGACTGGTCCCGATCGACCGTGGAGCGGAAATCTTTCCCGGCGCCACGGGTCTTCGTCTTGAGACGGCCGGTGCGACGGGCGTTGTCCGCCCACGGCTCCAGGGCGGCGCGCAGCTTGCCCGCGTTCTTGGTCGACAGATCGATCTCGTAGGCCACGCCGTCGATTGAAAAGTGAAC
This region includes:
- a CDS encoding histone-like nucleoid-structuring protein Lsr2, with product MAKKVTVTMVDDFDGTSKADETVHFSIDGVAYEIDLSTKNAGKLRAALEPWADNARRTGRLKTKTRGAGKDFRSTVDRDQSLAIREWARKNGHKVSARGRISADVVAAYNNAQK